From a region of the Thalassophryne amazonica unplaced genomic scaffold, fThaAma1.1, whole genome shotgun sequence genome:
- the LOC117506084 gene encoding importin subunit beta-1, whose protein sequence is MELITILEKTVSPDRNELESAQTFLEHAAIENLPTFLVELSKVLANPGNTQVARVAAGLQVKNSLTSKDSDVKAQYQQRWLAIDANARREIKNYVLQTLGTETYRPSSASQCVAGIACAEIPVNQWPELIPQLVANVTDPSSTEHMKESTLEAIGYICQDIDPEQLQDNANQILAAIIQGMRKEEPSNNVKLAATNALLNSLEFTKANFDKETERHFIMQVVCEATQCPDTRVRVAALQNLVKIMSLYYQYMETYMGPALFAITIEAMKSDIDEVALQGIEFWSNVCDEEMDLAIEASEASEQGRPPEHTSKFYAKGALQYLVPILTQTLTKQDENDDDDDWNPCKAAGVCLMLLATCCEDDVVPHVLPFIKEHIKQTDWRYRDASVMAFGSILEGPELNQLKPLIFQAMPTLIELMKDPSVVVRDTTAWTVGRICELLPEAAINEMYLAPLLQCLIEGLGAEPRVASNVCWAFSSLAEAAYEATDAAEDQEEPSTYCLSSSFEIIVQKLLETTDRWR, encoded by the exons ATGGAGCTCATCACCATCTTGGAAAAAACTGTCTCTCCAG ATCGAAATGAGTTGGAGTCGGCGCAGACGTTTCTGGAACATGCTGCCATTGAAAATCTG CCAACATTCCTGGTGGAGTTGTCCAAAGTGTTGGCCAACCCAGGCAACACCCAGGTGGCCCGAGTAGCAGCTGGGCTACAGGTGAAGAACTCTCTGACCTCTAAAGACTCTGATGTCAAGGCACAGTACCAGCAGAGATGGCTGGCCATCGACGCCAACGCACGGCGTGAGATTAAAAACTAT GTCTTACAGACTCTTGGTACTGAGACATATCGCCCCAGTTCTGCATCACAGTGTGTTGCTGGAATCGCCTGCGCAGAAATCCCGGTCAACCAGTGGCCTGAGCTGATCCCTCAGCTGGTGGCCAATGTCACTGATCcatccagcacagagcacatGAAGGAGTCAACGTTGGAGGCCATCGGCTACATCTGCCAGGACATC GATCCGGAGCAGTTGCAGGACAATGCCAACCAGATTTTGGCAGCTATCATCCAGGGCATGAGGAAAGAGGAGCCGAGCAACAACGTCAAACTGGCTGCCACTAACGCCCTGCTCAACTCGCTGGAGTTTACGAAGGCCAACTTCGATAAAGag acagagagacacttcATTATGCAGGTGGTTTGTGAAGCGACACAATGTCCTGATACCAGA GTGCGGGTAGCTGCCTTACAGAACCTGGTCAAGATCATGTCTCTATATTATCAGTACATGGAGACATACATGGGTCCTGCTCTGTTTGCG aTCACCATTGAGGCCATGAAAAGTGACATCGATGAGGTAGCCTTACAGGGCATTGAGTTCTGGTCCAACGTATGTGATGAAGAGATGGACCTTGCTATCGAGGCTTCTGAG GCATCTGAACAGGGACGTCCCCCAGAGCATACCAGTAAATTCTATGCCAAAGGGGCTTTACAGTACCTGGTTCCCATCCTGACCCAGACACTCACCAAGCAG GATGagaatgatgacgatgatgactgGAACCCCTGCAAAGCAGCTGGTGTGTGTTTGATGCTTCTGGCGACCTGCTGTGAGGACGACGTGGTGCCTCACGTGCTGCCCTTCATCAAAGAGCACATCAAACAGACTGACTGGCGTTACCGTGATGCCTCAGTCATGGCATTTGGTTCCATCTTGGAAGGACCAGAGTTGAACCAATTGAAACCCCTCATCTTCCAG GCGATGCCAACCCTAATCGAGCTGATGAAAGACCCTAGTGTAGTGGTGAGGGACACCACTGCGTGGACTGTAGGGAGGATCTGTGAGCTGCTGCCAGAAGCTGCAATCAATGAGATGTACCTGGCTCCACTGCTGCAATGTCTGATTGAGGGTCTAGGAGCAGAACCAAGGGTGGCGTCCAATGTCTGCTGG GCATTCTCTAGTCTTGCTGAGGCAGCCTATGAAGCCACAGATGCTGCTGAGGACCAAGAGGAACCCAGTACCTACTGCCTGTCGTCATCTTTTGAAATCATTGTGCAAAAACTCCTGGAGACAACAGACAGGTGGAGAT